The following are encoded in a window of Scophthalmus maximus strain ysfricsl-2021 chromosome 2, ASM2237912v1, whole genome shotgun sequence genomic DNA:
- the pom121 gene encoding nuclear envelope pore membrane protein POM 121 isoform X1: protein MRVLRRRVAAMSPREKRLALLSFICVASLALYYLPTFLCATLIIAVCCIVCYYRSGEPLPARLGLNPRAGLLIPGALRRWWLGWGATGVSVSARGRTKNTTDRAELRETERYSRQRPGDAGVYRGAALASDSFLFSPRDFLMGSYIGKPESPTAESGRPRAVRNPREQLREKLSRPNHAVFTPNRRLSFAGEPLGTVGRFTITPQRHYPLQQPGASSLGVLPPVKWDGFRKKNILSPRNSPAALSPVTVKIARPNHSTPSFEHLSCAGLPRAPADPCSRESVLRVLKESRKREVEDEDRSFITEQKSKRRRNDSGGSAHSAFEPRLPNGTPLQLVPKPGSLKRGISSLAEESIMKRSRTSSISSGSGVHAPRGTPGTRRNPIFSSYSSSLGLSQRKKQSTPSSPLSSPGSSRSQTPEGVSKRPREDDGQSPSSAFSVKSDQTASNKAPVRSKLIPVPKVPVTTSTDSTGSGGKRKRKIQLVSSHRDDHISLPPPPELGYSITAKDLDEEKRAAISKIQKVLETPAPEPEKSVSPPATTTAQPASSTISTATTTLSSLLAAPLPTASSAAIPVINLDPSPGSSVSTAPAASNPLLEALKMKVSTPASSMSAASTTTVSASTTPVQHTGLNLKATTAVDSPHPPPVSQSQSSSAGVEQPSAFTQVLGQVMKSSSSTPPVTGAALFGLTSQNSPLSAPTTASNLGTATTAPARSSESVTNTNPLPASGFKPIFSVTTTPATSVPESKPPVQTFKPIFGGATASAGFGQPAPLTTSNPASTVSSSSTSSIFGGSTTSTTAATSVFPGFTNTPTCTSSTSSITTTTTQPAAQPGVKSLFGNWSAPSTTSTSSAAAQVPNTGSTFQFGTVPTTTAAASAPAAATTTASNGTFSFGVTQPDPQAANKKVFAFGQPAPSQNSTTTSFGGFAMSNSAPTTATAPTQSTFAFGKSPFEAPAPQSTFGASAAQTKPFTFGGSVASSTPASNPAPAPFAFGAAAAATTTAATTFGTPAKPPFGATSTGFAFGSSAAPPAAPPAAPSFGAVTQTQSSSSSTFTFGGAPAQPAPTGPSQPAPSGFNFGAAGMACPQFGTPVSNNPAPHMGNFNFGAATTDKPAFGTSTPSFGQSAAAGPIPFGSPGTPVQGFNAAPFGSPGTPSFSIGAGSKPSGARQRLQARRQHNRKK, encoded by the exons ATGAGAGTCCTCCGGCGGCGCGTTGCCGCCATGTCACCTAGAGAGAAACGTTTAGCTCTTCTCTCTTTTATATGCGTCGCTAGTCTCGCTCTTTATTATCTTCCCACGTTTCTTTGCGCAACTTTAATTATCGCTGTTTGTTGTATTGTGTGTTACTATCGCAGCGGGGAACCGCTTCCCGCCAGGTTAGGCCTGAATCCGCGGGCTGGACTGCTCATCCCAGGTGCGCTCAGGCGCTGGTGGCTGGGTTGGGGGGCGACCGGCGTGTCGGTGTCCGCGCGGGGGAGGACGAAGAATACCACCGACAGAGCCGAGCTGCGGGAGACGGAGAGATACTCCAGACAAAGGCCCGGCGACGCCGGCGTCTACCGAGGGGCAGCCTTGGCAAGTGACTCGTTTCTTTTCAGTCCCCGGGATTTCCTCATGGGCAGTTACATCGGGAAACCCGAGAGTCCGACGGCCGAGTCCGGGAGGCCGAGGGCAGTGAGGAACCCCCGGGAGCAGCTGCGGGAAAAGCTCTCCAGACCCAACCATGCCGTCTTCACGCCGAACAGGAGGCTGTCATTCGCCGG GGAGCCACTGGGAACAGTGGGCAGGTTCACCATCACCCCCCAGCGTCACTACCCCCTGCAGCAGCCGGGTGCCTCGTCACTGGGGGTCCTGCCTCCTGTCAAGTGGGATGGcttcaggaagaaaaacattctCAGCCCGCGTAACTCCCCGGCCGCCCTCAGTCCTGTCACTGTGAAGATCGCCAGGCCCAACCACAGCACCCCCAG TTTTGAGCATCTGAGTTGCGCCGGGCTCCCACGAGCCCCTGCGGACCCCTGCTCCAGAGAAAGTGTCCTCAGGGTGTTGAAGGAAAGCCGCAAGAGAGaagtggaggatgaggacaggAGCTTCATAACCGAGCAGAAAAGCAAACGAAG ACGCAATGACAGCGGTGGAAGTGCACACTCTGCTTTTGAGCCTCGTCTGCCCAATGGGACACCGTTACAGCTGGTCCCTAA aCCAGGAAGCCTGAAAAGAGGGATATCTTCACTGGCAGAGGAGTCCATCATGAAGAGGTCTCgcacctcctccatcagctctgGCAGTGGGGTCCATGCCCCTAGAGGAACCCCAGGCACAAGGAGAAACCCTATCTTCAGCTCCTACAGTTCCTCACTAGGCCTCAGCCAG aggaagaaacagtCAACACCCAGCTCCCCTCTGTCCAGCCCTGGATCATCTCGCTCTCAGACTCCAGAGGGAGTCTCCAAAAGACCCAG AGAGGATGACGGACAGAGTCCCAGCTCAGCATTCTCGGTGAAGTCAGACCAGACAGCCTCCAACAAGGCACCTGTTAGAT CCAAACTGATTCCAGTCCCCAAGGTCCCCGTCACTACCTCAACAGACTCTACTGGTAGTGgtgggaagaggaaaaggaagatcCAGTTGGTGTCCAGCCACCGGGACGATCACATCTCTCTG CCCCCACCTCCAGAGCTTGGCTACAGCATCACGGCGAAAGACCtagatgaagagaaaagagcTGCCATCAGCAAGATCCAGAAAGTCCTGGAGACACCTG CTCCTGAGCCAGAGAAATCTGTCTCACCCCCAGCCACCACCACTGCCCAGCCCGCCTCCTCTACCATCTCTACCGCCACCACTACCCTGAGCAGCCTCCTAGCGGCTCCTCTGCCTACAGCATCCAGCGCTGCCATTCCAGTCATCAACCTGGATCCCAGTCCAGGCAGCAGTGTCAGCACTGCACCTGCGGCTTCAAACCCACTGCTGGAGGCTCTGAAGATGAAGGTCAGCACTCCTGCTAGCTCCATGTCTGCTGCCAGCACAACCACAG TGTCTGCATCAACCACACCAGTGCAACACACTGGCCTAAACCTGAAGGCAACAACTGCGGTGGattcccctcatcctccccctgtCTCCCAGTCTCAGTCCTCATCTGCTGGTGTGGAGCAGCCCTCTGCCTTTACTCAGGTCCTGGGTCAGGTCATGAAGTCTTCCAGCAGCACCCCACCTGTAACAGGAGCAGCCCTTTTTGGACTGACCAGCCAGAACAGCCCCCTCTCTGCTCCTACTACAGCCTCCAACCTGGGCACTGCTACTACTGCCCCAGCCAGGAGCTCTGAGTCAGTCACTAACACAAACCCTCTGCCGGCTTCAGGGTTCAAGCCCATCTTTTCCGTCACCACCACCCCAGCTACATCAGTTCCAGAGAGCAAACCTCCTGTCCAAACCTTCAAGCCCATCTTTGGAGGTGCCACTGCAAGCGCTGGCTTTGGACAGCCTGCACCCCTCACAACCTCTAACCCAGCCTCCACAGTTTCTTCAAGTAGTACATCCTCAATATTTGGTGGATCGACAACCAGCACCACAGCTGCCACATCTGTTTTTCCTGGCTTTACCAACACCCCCACTTGCACAtcctccaccagctccatcaccaccaccaccacacagcCTGCAGCCCAGCCAGGTGTGAAATCCCTCTTTGGAAATTGGTCCGCACCATCCACAACAAGTACCAGCTCAGCCGCAGCACAGGTCCCTAATACAGGGAGCACATTTCAGTTTGGAACTGTTCCCACCACTACTGCAGCTGCGTCCGCCCCGGCTGCTGCTACCACAACCGCCAGCAATGGCACCTTCTCATTTGGTGTCACACAGCCGGACCCTCAAGCTGCCAACAAGAAGGTATTTGCATTTGGTCAGCCAGCACCCAGCCAGAACTCAACCACCACTTCATTTGGAGGCTTTGCTATGTCCAATTCTGCCCCCACCACTGCTACTGCCCCCACCCAGTCCACTTTCGCCTTCGGAAAGTCGCCGTTTGAAGCGCCAGCACCGCAGTCAACCTTTGGCGCctcagcagcacaaacaaaaccgTTTACTTTTGGAGGCAGCGTAGCATCATCCACACCTGCCTCTAACCCTGCCCCAGCTCCTTTCGCTTTTGGGGCAGCCgctgccgccaccaccaccgcagCAACCACATTTGGGACCCCAGCTAAACCACCATTTGGAGCAACTTCCACTGGTTTTGCTTTTGGTAGCTCCGCTGCTCCCCCAGCTGCACCCCCGGCTGCACCCAGCTTCGGTGCAGTGACACAGACTCAGAGCTCCTCCTCATCAACGTTCACGTTTGGTGGTGCTCCTGCTCAGCCAGCTCCCACCGGCCCTTCTCAGCCTGCACCCAGTGGATTTAACTTTGGTGCTGCTGGTATGGCCTGCCCTCAGTTTGGAACACCTGTCTCCAATAATCCTGCACCACATATGGGAAACTTCAACTTTGGGGCTGCTACTACTGACAAACCAGCTTTTG GGACGTCAACCCCATCCTTCGGCCAGAGTGCGGCTGCAGGTCCAATTCCCTTTGGAAGTCCTGGAACTCCGGTCCAAGGCTTCAACGCTGCTCCTTTTG gGTCTCCAGGGACTCCCTCCTTCTCTATTGGAGCTGGATCTAAGCCATCCGGAGCACGCCAGAGGCTGCAGGCGCGGAGACAACACAACAGGAAGAAGTAG
- the zw10 gene encoding centromere/kinetochore protein zw10 homolog, giving the protein MASFVTEVLASSGKLEKEDLSGKISKMSRKVEDTKEEVCEMINKRYSDFLPSLQGSEELMVQVDEVSKEMDVLKNCIENEIQQNIHVAVAEYAKLKQQLEKNTVIITMLGYVKEFHNAMEEFSKALQEKKYVDAANQLERARASVDSLKDWKTSQLPLLSTLSSELTVQRENLIYHMGDEWKRLIIWRLPSSKEPAGLKSFLKVELKLSHPCSKDGEPKPTGLLCCVLQALAIQGDLQHKIKLFSQVLLKNMLKPLVVYPSLSVRVTEQQGEGTILAFECLEVSHEERSTPSQVYSKLLLVLKTLHSHLLDVSISDKKLSTILGELIWEEISQCIIHECLLYSIPTNSSQLEKYSTVIRETEEFEKSLKVMEYLQGDSTDLLKYARDVNCHFASKKCKDVIVAARKLMTSKMHNTVKIAPDSKLRLPKLPAPTSDVKVKQETKKEVITMENTKQLSAWSLCLPACRISESVQQLMELTLNTLCEAVGSSTQCALQLFFTVRNIFQLFYDVVPTYHKENLLKFPHLAAIQHNNCMYLAHHLLTLGHHFRAHLPQPLSGGVATFVDMVPGFRKLGAQCFLAQLNVQRAELLERLSTAHNFCNLDDEDNYIAASKAVRQVIHQLKQLGTVWQDVLPVSIYCKAMGNLLNTAITEVISKIMMLEDISSEDGEHLHTLCQTIIEEGPLVFIPLAEENKNKKYQEEVPLYVKKWSTFKELVIVLRANLQEIVDRWADSKGPLASEFSSSEVKNLIRALFQNTERRAMALTKIK; this is encoded by the exons ATGGCGTCGTTTGTGACAGAAGTACTCGCCAGCTCAGGCAAACTGGAGAAGGAGGACCTGTCCGGTAAAATAAGCAAAATGTCGCGTAAGGTGGAAGATACGAAG GAAGAAGTATGTGAGATGATAAATAAGAGATATAGCGACTTCCTACCAAGTCTTCAAGGATCCGAGGAGCTAATGGTGCAGGTTGATGAGGTCTCCAAAGAAATGGATGTCCTTAAAAACTGCATTGAGAATGAG ATACAACAGAACATCCACGTGGCTGTGGCCGAGTATGCAaagctgaagcagcagctggagaaaaaCACTGTTATCATAACAATGCTTGGATACGTAAAAGAG TTTCACAATGCAATGGAGGAGTTCAGCAAAGCTTTACAAGAGAAGAAGTATGTTGACGCAGCCAACCAGCTGGAGAGG gcaagAGCCAGCGTGGATTCTTTGAAAGACTGGAAGACTTCTCAGTTGCCGCTGCTCAGTACTCTCAGCTCTGAGCTGacagtgcagagagaaaacCTAATTTATCACATGGGAGATGAATGGAAACGCCTCATCATCTGGAGATTACCGTCCTCAAAGG AGCCTGCAGGTCTGAAGTCCTTCCTGAAGGTAGAGCTGAAGCTGAGCCATCCTTGCAGTAAAGATGGTGAACCGAAACCAACTGGTTTGTTGTGCTGCGTCCTGCAAGCTCTGGCGATCCAGGGAGACCTTCAGCACAAGATCAAGCTGTTCA GCCAAGTGCTGTTGAAGAACATGTTGAAGCCGTTGGTGGTCTATCCATCACTGTCGGTGAGGGTAACGgagcagcagggagagggaACCATCCTGGCCTTTGAGTGTTTGGAGGTGAGCCATGAGGAGCGTTCCACACCTTCACAGGTCTACAGCAAACTGCTGCTGGTGCTCAAGACACTGCACTCTCACCTGCTAG ATGTGTCCATTAGTGATAAAAAGCTCTCAACTATCCTGGGGGAGCTGATCTGGGAGGAGATTTCCCAGTGCATCATCCACGAGTGTCTGCTCTACTCCATCCCCACCAACAGCAGTCAGCTGGAGAAATATAGCACT GTCATCAGGGAAACGGAGGAGTTTGAGAAGTCTCTGAAGGTGATGGAGTATCTGCAGGGTGATTCCACAGACCTGCTCAAATATGCCCGAGATGTCAACTGTCACTTTGCCAGCAAAAAGTGCAAGGATGTTATTGTGGCGGCCCGGAAACTCATGACCTCCAAGATGCACAACACTGTCAAG ATCGCACCAGACTCCAAACTGCGTCTCCCCAAGCTGCCTGCTCCGACTTCAGACGTGAAGGTGAAACAGGAGACCAAGAAGGAGGTGATCACAATGGAGAACACGAAGCAGCTGTCTGCCTGGAGTCTGTGTCTACCAGCCTGCCGCATCAGTGAGTCAGtgcagcagctgatggagctgaCACTGAACACCCTGTGCGAGGCTGTGGGAAGCTCCACACAATG TGCCTTACAACTCTTCTTCACTGTAAGAAACATTTTCCAGCTGTTCTATGATGTTGTGCCAACATATCACAA GGAGAACCTGCTCAAGTTCCCTCACCTGGCTGCCATTCAGCACAACAACTGCATGTACCTGGCGCACCACCTGCTGACCCTCGGCCACCATTTCAGAGCTCACTTGCCGCAGCCGCTTAGCGGGGGGGTGGCAACATTTGTTGACATGGTGCCTGGATTCAGGAAACTGG GTGCCCAGTGCTTCTTAGCTCAGCTGAATGTGCAGAGAGCTGAACTGTTGGAGAGACTTTCCACCGCTCACAACTTCTGCAACCTGGATGACGAAGATAATTACATTGCAGCGAGCAAGGCAgtgagacag gtcatTCATCAGTTGAAACAACTGGGTACAGTGTGGCAGGACGTCCTGCCAGTCAGCATCTATTGCAAAGCCATGGGCAACCTCCTCAACACTGCCATAACCGAAGTCATATCCAAAATCATGATGCTAgag GATATTTCCTCTGAGGATGGGGAGCACCTACACACACTGTGCCAAACTATCATCGAGGAAGGGCCGCTCGTCTTCATCCCTCTGGCTgaggaaaacaagaacaagaaataTCAGGAGGAGGTGCCTCTCTATGTGAAGAAGTGGAGCACCTTCAAGGAACTGGTCATTGTGCTGCGGGCCAACCTGCAGGAGATTGTCGACAG GTGGGCAGACAGTAAAGGTCCTTTGGCGTCAGAGTTCTCCAGCTCGGAGGTGAAGAATCTGATCCGAGCCTTGTTTCAGAACACGGAGAGAAGAGCCATGGCTCTGaccaaaatcaaataa
- the LOC118300767 gene encoding G protein-activated inward rectifier potassium channel 3-like: MSSAVMCSREIVQNVQYNSHVRSSVRIEHRRNSIPPTQTLTAKHLLAYLPRPQPESTLYTPNTYKAAAKSTVASMMITKRASLIHNNVNYGTRSSLPPSQVDSPSQTQSPCSQSSQTPTLARPEPPQQQTIQIGTPQGSVEETPVPQRSHRSRHLKRFSSKWQSRCSTSSSNIPVSAVETQNGAKSHNKRCRLLGDEHSSHVTASNQRQRYVTKDGKCRVNLGPIEDKSRFISDIFTTLVDLKFSWFLLVFTMCYILTWVTFGGIYFLGAWLRDDITHVNDPQWRPCFQNVDSFLSALLLSLESQRTIGYGSRMVTANCVEGTVLLMIQSILGSIIDALMVGCMFVKISRPQQRAQTLIFSKHCVICERDEKLCMLFRIGDLRVSHMVDAKIRAKLIKSRQTKEGEFIPLEQSEINLGYDTGGDRLLLVEPQTITHVINESSPFWEVGAERLKRETVEIIVILEGIVEASGMTCQARTSYTQDEILWGHRFESCISLEKGAFRVDCSAFNKTFEVQMSLLSAKDRSSAQKHEALF, from the exons ATGAGCTCCGCTGTGATGTGCAGCAGAGAGATCGTACAAAACGTTCAGTACAACAGTCACGTCAGGAGCTCCGTCAGGATCGAACATCGCAGGAACTCCATTCCCCCAACGCAGACTCTCACTGCTAAACATCTGCTGGCTTACCTGCCCAGACCACAGCCAGAATCAACACTCTACACTCCTAACACTTACAAG GCCGCAGCTAAATCCACTGTTGCTTCCATGATGATCACAAAAAGAGCCTCTCTTATCCACAACAACGTGAACTATGGAACCCGCTCATCACTCCCACCATCCCAGGTGGACTCTCCCTCCCAGACCCAGAGTCCCTGCAGCCAGTCCTCTCAGACTCCAACTTTAGCCAGACCAGAGCCCCCCCAACAGCAAACTATTCAAATAGGGACTCCTCAGGGATCAGTGGAAGAGACACCAGTGCCTCAGCGTTCGCATCGCAGCAGACACCTCAAGCGCTTCAGCTCCAAATGGCAATCTAGATGCTCCACtagcagcagcaacatcccGGTCTCTGCGGTAGAGACACAAAATGGTGCAAAGAGTCATAATAAGCGTTGTAGGCTGCTTGGTGATGAGCACTCATCGCACGTTACTGCCAGCAATCAGCGCCAGCGATACGTCACCAAGGATGGCAAGTGCAGGGTCAATCTGGGACCCATTGAAGACAAGAGTCGCTTTATCTCAGATATCTTCACCACATTAGTAGACCTCAAGTTTAGCTGGTTCCTTCTCGTCTTCACTATGTGCTATATTCTCACATGGGTGACCTTTGGCGGAATCTATTTTCTGGGTGCCTGGTTGCGTGACGACATTACTCATGTTAATGACCCACAATGGCGGCCATGCTTCCAAAATGTAGACAGTTTCCTGTCAGCTCTGTTGCTGTCATTGGAGAGCCAGAGGACTATTGGGTATGGCTCCAGGATGGTGACGGCAAACTGCGTTGAGGGTACAGTGCTCCTGATGATCCAGTCCATTCTTGGCTCAATCATTGATGCTCTCATGGTGGGCTGCATGTTTGTCAAAATCTCCCGGCCGCAGCAGAGAGCTCAGACGCTGATCTTCAGCAAACATTGCGTCATATGTGAGCGTGACGAGAAGCTGTGCATGCTGTTCCGCATCGGTGATCTCAGAGTGAGCCACATGGTGGATGCCAAGATCCGGGCCAAGCTGATCAAGTCCAGGCAGACCAAGGAGGGAGAGTTCATACCGCTGGAGCAGTCAGAGATCAACCTGGGCTACGACACTGGAGGAGATAGGCTGCTCCTGGTGGAACCCCAGACCATTACTCACGTCATCAATGAAAGCAGCCCGTTCTGGGAGGTTGGGGCTGAGCGCTTGAAGAGGGAAACCGTTGAGATCATCGTCATCCTTGAGGGCATTGTGGAGGCATCAG GTATGACGTGCCAGGCgagaacttcctacacgcaGGATGAGATCCTGTGGGGCCACCGGTTCGAGTCGTGCATCTCCTTGGAGAAAGGGGCGTTTCGTGTGGACTGCAGTGCATTTAACAAAACCTTTGAGGTGCAAATGTCCCTGCTCAGCGCAAAAGACAGGAGTTCAGCACAGAAACATGAAGCTTTGTTTTAG
- the pom121 gene encoding nuclear envelope pore membrane protein POM 121 isoform X2, which yields MGSYIGKPESPTAESGRPRAVRNPREQLREKLSRPNHAVFTPNRRLSFAGEPLGTVGRFTITPQRHYPLQQPGASSLGVLPPVKWDGFRKKNILSPRNSPAALSPVTVKIARPNHSTPSFEHLSCAGLPRAPADPCSRESVLRVLKESRKREVEDEDRSFITEQKSKRRRNDSGGSAHSAFEPRLPNGTPLQLVPKPGSLKRGISSLAEESIMKRSRTSSISSGSGVHAPRGTPGTRRNPIFSSYSSSLGLSQRKKQSTPSSPLSSPGSSRSQTPEGVSKRPREDDGQSPSSAFSVKSDQTASNKAPVRSKLIPVPKVPVTTSTDSTGSGGKRKRKIQLVSSHRDDHISLPPPPELGYSITAKDLDEEKRAAISKIQKVLETPAPEPEKSVSPPATTTAQPASSTISTATTTLSSLLAAPLPTASSAAIPVINLDPSPGSSVSTAPAASNPLLEALKMKVSTPASSMSAASTTTVSASTTPVQHTGLNLKATTAVDSPHPPPVSQSQSSSAGVEQPSAFTQVLGQVMKSSSSTPPVTGAALFGLTSQNSPLSAPTTASNLGTATTAPARSSESVTNTNPLPASGFKPIFSVTTTPATSVPESKPPVQTFKPIFGGATASAGFGQPAPLTTSNPASTVSSSSTSSIFGGSTTSTTAATSVFPGFTNTPTCTSSTSSITTTTTQPAAQPGVKSLFGNWSAPSTTSTSSAAAQVPNTGSTFQFGTVPTTTAAASAPAAATTTASNGTFSFGVTQPDPQAANKKVFAFGQPAPSQNSTTTSFGGFAMSNSAPTTATAPTQSTFAFGKSPFEAPAPQSTFGASAAQTKPFTFGGSVASSTPASNPAPAPFAFGAAAAATTTAATTFGTPAKPPFGATSTGFAFGSSAAPPAAPPAAPSFGAVTQTQSSSSSTFTFGGAPAQPAPTGPSQPAPSGFNFGAAGMACPQFGTPVSNNPAPHMGNFNFGAATTDKPAFGTSTPSFGQSAAAGPIPFGSPGTPVQGFNAAPFGSPGTPSFSIGAGSKPSGARQRLQARRQHNRKK from the exons ATGGGCAGTTACATCGGGAAACCCGAGAGTCCGACGGCCGAGTCCGGGAGGCCGAGGGCAGTGAGGAACCCCCGGGAGCAGCTGCGGGAAAAGCTCTCCAGACCCAACCATGCCGTCTTCACGCCGAACAGGAGGCTGTCATTCGCCGG GGAGCCACTGGGAACAGTGGGCAGGTTCACCATCACCCCCCAGCGTCACTACCCCCTGCAGCAGCCGGGTGCCTCGTCACTGGGGGTCCTGCCTCCTGTCAAGTGGGATGGcttcaggaagaaaaacattctCAGCCCGCGTAACTCCCCGGCCGCCCTCAGTCCTGTCACTGTGAAGATCGCCAGGCCCAACCACAGCACCCCCAG TTTTGAGCATCTGAGTTGCGCCGGGCTCCCACGAGCCCCTGCGGACCCCTGCTCCAGAGAAAGTGTCCTCAGGGTGTTGAAGGAAAGCCGCAAGAGAGaagtggaggatgaggacaggAGCTTCATAACCGAGCAGAAAAGCAAACGAAG ACGCAATGACAGCGGTGGAAGTGCACACTCTGCTTTTGAGCCTCGTCTGCCCAATGGGACACCGTTACAGCTGGTCCCTAA aCCAGGAAGCCTGAAAAGAGGGATATCTTCACTGGCAGAGGAGTCCATCATGAAGAGGTCTCgcacctcctccatcagctctgGCAGTGGGGTCCATGCCCCTAGAGGAACCCCAGGCACAAGGAGAAACCCTATCTTCAGCTCCTACAGTTCCTCACTAGGCCTCAGCCAG aggaagaaacagtCAACACCCAGCTCCCCTCTGTCCAGCCCTGGATCATCTCGCTCTCAGACTCCAGAGGGAGTCTCCAAAAGACCCAG AGAGGATGACGGACAGAGTCCCAGCTCAGCATTCTCGGTGAAGTCAGACCAGACAGCCTCCAACAAGGCACCTGTTAGAT CCAAACTGATTCCAGTCCCCAAGGTCCCCGTCACTACCTCAACAGACTCTACTGGTAGTGgtgggaagaggaaaaggaagatcCAGTTGGTGTCCAGCCACCGGGACGATCACATCTCTCTG CCCCCACCTCCAGAGCTTGGCTACAGCATCACGGCGAAAGACCtagatgaagagaaaagagcTGCCATCAGCAAGATCCAGAAAGTCCTGGAGACACCTG CTCCTGAGCCAGAGAAATCTGTCTCACCCCCAGCCACCACCACTGCCCAGCCCGCCTCCTCTACCATCTCTACCGCCACCACTACCCTGAGCAGCCTCCTAGCGGCTCCTCTGCCTACAGCATCCAGCGCTGCCATTCCAGTCATCAACCTGGATCCCAGTCCAGGCAGCAGTGTCAGCACTGCACCTGCGGCTTCAAACCCACTGCTGGAGGCTCTGAAGATGAAGGTCAGCACTCCTGCTAGCTCCATGTCTGCTGCCAGCACAACCACAG TGTCTGCATCAACCACACCAGTGCAACACACTGGCCTAAACCTGAAGGCAACAACTGCGGTGGattcccctcatcctccccctgtCTCCCAGTCTCAGTCCTCATCTGCTGGTGTGGAGCAGCCCTCTGCCTTTACTCAGGTCCTGGGTCAGGTCATGAAGTCTTCCAGCAGCACCCCACCTGTAACAGGAGCAGCCCTTTTTGGACTGACCAGCCAGAACAGCCCCCTCTCTGCTCCTACTACAGCCTCCAACCTGGGCACTGCTACTACTGCCCCAGCCAGGAGCTCTGAGTCAGTCACTAACACAAACCCTCTGCCGGCTTCAGGGTTCAAGCCCATCTTTTCCGTCACCACCACCCCAGCTACATCAGTTCCAGAGAGCAAACCTCCTGTCCAAACCTTCAAGCCCATCTTTGGAGGTGCCACTGCAAGCGCTGGCTTTGGACAGCCTGCACCCCTCACAACCTCTAACCCAGCCTCCACAGTTTCTTCAAGTAGTACATCCTCAATATTTGGTGGATCGACAACCAGCACCACAGCTGCCACATCTGTTTTTCCTGGCTTTACCAACACCCCCACTTGCACAtcctccaccagctccatcaccaccaccaccacacagcCTGCAGCCCAGCCAGGTGTGAAATCCCTCTTTGGAAATTGGTCCGCACCATCCACAACAAGTACCAGCTCAGCCGCAGCACAGGTCCCTAATACAGGGAGCACATTTCAGTTTGGAACTGTTCCCACCACTACTGCAGCTGCGTCCGCCCCGGCTGCTGCTACCACAACCGCCAGCAATGGCACCTTCTCATTTGGTGTCACACAGCCGGACCCTCAAGCTGCCAACAAGAAGGTATTTGCATTTGGTCAGCCAGCACCCAGCCAGAACTCAACCACCACTTCATTTGGAGGCTTTGCTATGTCCAATTCTGCCCCCACCACTGCTACTGCCCCCACCCAGTCCACTTTCGCCTTCGGAAAGTCGCCGTTTGAAGCGCCAGCACCGCAGTCAACCTTTGGCGCctcagcagcacaaacaaaaccgTTTACTTTTGGAGGCAGCGTAGCATCATCCACACCTGCCTCTAACCCTGCCCCAGCTCCTTTCGCTTTTGGGGCAGCCgctgccgccaccaccaccgcagCAACCACATTTGGGACCCCAGCTAAACCACCATTTGGAGCAACTTCCACTGGTTTTGCTTTTGGTAGCTCCGCTGCTCCCCCAGCTGCACCCCCGGCTGCACCCAGCTTCGGTGCAGTGACACAGACTCAGAGCTCCTCCTCATCAACGTTCACGTTTGGTGGTGCTCCTGCTCAGCCAGCTCCCACCGGCCCTTCTCAGCCTGCACCCAGTGGATTTAACTTTGGTGCTGCTGGTATGGCCTGCCCTCAGTTTGGAACACCTGTCTCCAATAATCCTGCACCACATATGGGAAACTTCAACTTTGGGGCTGCTACTACTGACAAACCAGCTTTTG GGACGTCAACCCCATCCTTCGGCCAGAGTGCGGCTGCAGGTCCAATTCCCTTTGGAAGTCCTGGAACTCCGGTCCAAGGCTTCAACGCTGCTCCTTTTG gGTCTCCAGGGACTCCCTCCTTCTCTATTGGAGCTGGATCTAAGCCATCCGGAGCACGCCAGAGGCTGCAGGCGCGGAGACAACACAACAGGAAGAAGTAG